TAGAACAGTGTTTTTCTTGCCCACCCTACGACGTACTTGAGGAGGATGAAATTAGGGAAATAATTTCTAGAAACCCCAATTCTTTTTTGAGGGTAACAAGGTCCGAAGTAGAGGTTGAAGAAGATTCTAAGGAAGCTATTTACAAAAAGGCCAAAGAAAATCTTGAATCCTTTATCAAAAACGGCGTATTAATCAAAGATGCTGAACCATCTTTTTATATTTATCGTGAAACTTGGCAAGAGGTTTCTCAAACAGGTTTTTTTGCTGTTGTGAGTGTGGATGAGTACGACAGAGGTATTATAAAAAAACATGAATTAACAAGAAGAGACAAAGAAAACGATAGGACAAATCACATATTAAATCTAAATGCACAAACTGGACCTGTTTTCTTAACCTACAAAGCCCAAGAAGATTTAAAAGCAATCATTGACAAACTTATAAAAAACAAGGAAATTCTTTATTCCTTTTGCGATGAAAACAATGTGAAACATGAACTCATCAAAATCCAAGAAGAAGACGAAAGGGAACAAATCGAAAAAGCTTTCAATAGTATCGAATATTTTTACATTGTAGATGGGCACCATAGAGCTGCTGCCGCTTCCAGAGTTCAAAAAATAATGAAAGAAAAAGGCACAAATTACTCTTTGGATAAACCCTACAATTATTTTATGGCCGCTATTTTCCCCCACAACGAACTCAGGGTACTCCCGTACAATAGAATAGTTAAAGATCTAAACGGTTTAAACGAAGAAGAATTTTTGAAAAAGATCAGTTCCTATTTTGAAGTAGAAGAAGCTCCCTTTTCACCTTATTCTCCTGATTCCCCTCACTCTTTTGGTATGTATCTTCAAAAAAAATGGTACAAACTCACATTTAAAGGTGAAGAAAGTGAAGATCCTGTTGAAAACCTCGATGTACAAATATTGCAAAAATACTTATTAGATCCCATACTTTCCATAAAAGATCCAAGAACCGATCCAAGCATATATTTTCTGGGTGGTATTAGAGGCGTAAAAGAAATCGAAAAGTGGGTAGACAAAAAAGATTGGAAAGTTGGATTTTCTATGTATCCCACCCAAATAGACCAACTCTTAAAAGTTGCAGAGATGAACAAGATAATGCCGCCTAAATCCACTTGGTTTGAACCAAAATTGAGAAGTGGCTTATTAATTCATGAATTAAGCTAAGCCTTTCTTCCACACATTCGAGGTGGTAGTTATAAAATACTATAAATTTGATTTAAATAACAAAATTGAAGAAATAAAAACTCATGCCGTTGACGAGAAAATTCAAGTAGATGAAATAAAGATATTTGAAAATAATCTGTACGGAATAAAAAGAAAATGGAAGATTTTATCTTCTCATAACTCAGTTGATTTCATTAAACGCATACTATGCCCAAGTGACAACGTGATGCTAACTTATTATCATGATGAGAAAGGTGAAATGTCTAAATATCTCGTTTATATAGATTTTGGTAAATACAATCTCAGCAGTGACAATATTGAATTTCAAGATCAAGAATTAGATCTTCTAATT
The sequence above is drawn from the Petrotoga miotherma DSM 10691 genome and encodes:
- a CDS encoding DUF1015 domain-containing protein — translated: MATVKPFQALRPYKGIEQCFSCPPYDVLEEDEIREIISRNPNSFLRVTRSEVEVEEDSKEAIYKKAKENLESFIKNGVLIKDAEPSFYIYRETWQEVSQTGFFAVVSVDEYDRGIIKKHELTRRDKENDRTNHILNLNAQTGPVFLTYKAQEDLKAIIDKLIKNKEILYSFCDENNVKHELIKIQEEDEREQIEKAFNSIEYFYIVDGHHRAAAASRVQKIMKEKGTNYSLDKPYNYFMAAIFPHNELRVLPYNRIVKDLNGLNEEEFLKKISSYFEVEEAPFSPYSPDSPHSFGMYLQKKWYKLTFKGEESEDPVENLDVQILQKYLLDPILSIKDPRTDPSIYFLGGIRGVKEIEKWVDKKDWKVGFSMYPTQIDQLLKVAEMNKIMPPKSTWFEPKLRSGLLIHELS